The following DNA comes from Streptomyces sp. NBC_00690.
TCATCGGTCTCCTCGGTCCCAATGGCGCGGGCAAGACGACCCTGCTCCGCATCTTCGCCACAGCCCTGGTCCCCGACCGGGGGGACGTTCGGATAGCCGGTAGAAATCCCCTGGTCCCCGCCGAACGGCAGGAGATCCGCCGCCGGCTGGGCTATCTGCCCCAGACCCCAGGGTTCCACCGGCACTTCACCGCCTTCGAGTTCGTCGACTACATCGCCATCCTCAAGGAACACACCGAACGGGCCGGACGCCATGACGAAGTCCGACGGGTACTGGCCGCCGTAGGACTGAGCCAGGAGCGAGGCAAGAAGATGAAGTCGCTCTCCGGAGGCATGCGCCAGCGGGTCACCCTTGCCGCCGCACTCATCGGAGAACCGGAGCTGCTCATCCTCGATGAGCCGACCGTGGGTCTCGACCCGGAGCAACGGCTTCGATTCCGCGATCTGATCTCCGAACTCGGCGCCAACCGAACGGTACTGCTCTCCACTCACCAGACAGAGGACGTCACCGCACTCTGCCACCGCGTGGTGGTGATGGGAGGGGGACGCATCCGCCGCGACGACACCCCGGAAGCGCTGTGCGACATCGCCCGCGGTCGGGTCTGGATCAGCGGGGAGCGCGCCCCGGGCGCCATCGCCGGCTGGCGCACCCGTACCAACACCTACCGCAACATCGGCACCCCGCCACCCGACGCCGAGTTGGCCGAACCCACCCTTGAAGACGCCTATCTGCTGCTGAACTCCACCTCGGACGGAGCAGCGGAATGACCATGACCGAGCAAGCCCGCCCCACCACATCGCCGCTGACCACCGCCTCGGCCTCGGTCCGCGCCCTGGCCTGGTTCGAGGCACGCCGACTGCTGCGCCACCCGGCCGTGCTGGTATCGCTCGCCCTCTGTCTGATCGCCTGGGGCTACCCGACGGCCAGCGGAATCACCGAGTACCCGGTGCTCCACGACGAGGACCGACTCCTTCAACTGGAACTGCTGATACCGGCCGCGGGAGTGCTTCTCGCCTCCCATCTCGCAGTGACACGCCCCGCACGCGAGGGCACCGCCGCCTGGCTGGGGACACTCGTCCTGACCTCCGCCCAGCGCACCGCGGCTCATCTTTTGGCGCTGCTCCCCGTTGTGGCCCTGGTAGCGACCCTCGCGGGCATTCGATTCGGCTGGCTCGCACTCCTGCCCGGGGCCGTGAGCAGCCCATCGGCGGCCGAACTCGCCACCGGACCCGCTCTCGTACTGATCACCGGAGTCCTCGGCGTACTCATCGGCACGATGACCCGTTCCCTGGCGGCAGGGCCGATCACGCTGGTCCTCTTGGGGCTGTCCGTCATCGGGGAAGCCATCTTCAAGTACACCGATTCCCCCTGGCGACGCTGGGGGCTGATCGCCTCCGACTCCGAGGGGCGCGGCACGCTGCCCACCGCGCTGCTGGACCGCCCGGCCGGACTCCATCTGCTCTATCTCCTCCTGCTCACGGTCGTCCTCGGAGCAGCAGCGCTGCTGCGCTCCGGACAGCGCGGGCCGGTGGTACGCGGCATTGCGGTACTGGCACTCGTCGGGACGCTTGCGGCGGGAGCGGCCCAACTGCGCCCTGCGCCCGCATCGGTGTCGACCGCGAACAAGCAGGCCGTGGAGGCCCCGGCGGTGCTCCACACCTGTGTCCGGAAGGGGGTGGCCACCTACTGTGCCTTCCCCGAGTTCATCGACCGGCACCAACAGTGGGCCCAGGTCGCGGACGGCATGCTGCACCGCATTCCGGATCGCGCACGACCAGAACACCTCGCCGTACGACAGCGAGTCGAGGCCATCGTCCCCGAGAACGAGGTGTTCATGGAGATAGGGCCCGATCACTGGGCCGAGGACGATCGACGCGCGGGCACCCCGGGTGCGATAACGGTCGGTACGGACTGGGGCAATGGCACCGACCAGGCCGACGATGATGTCAGTGGCTTCGTCACCGCGCTCGCCCGGCGCCTCATCGAGGGCCCCTCCGAAGGCGAACCCGGCACGGTCTGCGGTGGCCGGGGCATCCTCACCGTCTGGCTCGCCGGCCAGGCGACCGAGGAGAGCGAGATCGCCATCCGCTCGACGAGGGAACGCCAGACCGGTCTGACGGTCGACTTCGGCTCGTTCCTGGGATCGACCGCCGTGGAACACAACGACGTCACCATCGCGCTGACCCTCCTGGACCGGCCCGCCGACGAGGTCGGTGCAGTGGTCAAACGGAACTGGGACAAGCTGACTCACCCTGCCACCACCACCGCTCAGGCGGCCCGCATCCTGGATGTCCCAGCGCCCGCTCCGGCCAGTTCCACCGAGAAGAGCATCACCTCATGCGCCCACTGACCCCGCGGGCCACACCGAACCACCACACCGCCTCGGTGTCGATACGCCGCACCCTGCGGACCGTACGCCCACTGCTCCCGCATGAGGTCCGCGCGGCCCGCACGGTACCCCTGCTGCTCGCCGTGCTGGTGGGAACCCTGATCTGCGCCGCGGTGTTCCTGCTGCCGCCCGATCCCAGCGGTGCGGTCGTGCTGCTGCGGTTCGCGACCGTCCTCGCTGGTCTGGGGCTTGCCTTCGTCCTGGACGATCCCGCCAGCGATATGACCACCGCCTGCCCCTCCCCTTGTTGGCTTCGACGGCTACTGAGGATCGTCGGCGGCCTGATGGCCCTGATCACCGCATGGTGGCTCGACATCGCCCTGTTGGCGATGGCTCTGCCGGCTGATGTGCACGCCGGCCTGCCCCTCGTGGATCTGGCCGCCGAGTGTCTGATCTTGGCGCTGGTCACCGTGGCGCTCGCGCTGACCGGGCTACGGTTCACCCGCGGGCTCGGTGGGGGGCTGTTGGGCGGGGGCGGAGTGGCCTTCCTCGCACTGGTGTTGGCCATGTTGCCGGCGGAGTTCGCTTTCTACGCGGATCCGGACGATGCCCGCGGTTGGGCGGAGTCCCTGCCGCGCTGGCGGGTCCTCGGGGCGGCGGCATTGGCCCTGACGGTCTTCCTCCTGCCGAGGCAACCCTCAGGCAAGCGGTGACACCTCAAAGAACAGCCCATAAGGGCTGCGACGGCCGATCCACAACTGCGCCCCGTACGACTTGA
Coding sequences within:
- a CDS encoding ABC transporter ATP-binding protein; protein product: MKHPPLSPIATAAPPSTSTSVAGLTVRFRGTLALDGVSLTLSTGVIGLLGPNGAGKTTLLRIFATALVPDRGDVRIAGRNPLVPAERQEIRRRLGYLPQTPGFHRHFTAFEFVDYIAILKEHTERAGRHDEVRRVLAAVGLSQERGKKMKSLSGGMRQRVTLAAALIGEPELLILDEPTVGLDPEQRLRFRDLISELGANRTVLLSTHQTEDVTALCHRVVVMGGGRIRRDDTPEALCDIARGRVWISGERAPGAIAGWRTRTNTYRNIGTPPPDAELAEPTLEDAYLLLNSTSDGAAE
- a CDS encoding ABC transporter permease, which produces MTEQARPTTSPLTTASASVRALAWFEARRLLRHPAVLVSLALCLIAWGYPTASGITEYPVLHDEDRLLQLELLIPAAGVLLASHLAVTRPAREGTAAWLGTLVLTSAQRTAAHLLALLPVVALVATLAGIRFGWLALLPGAVSSPSAAELATGPALVLITGVLGVLIGTMTRSLAAGPITLVLLGLSVIGEAIFKYTDSPWRRWGLIASDSEGRGTLPTALLDRPAGLHLLYLLLLTVVLGAAALLRSGQRGPVVRGIAVLALVGTLAAGAAQLRPAPASVSTANKQAVEAPAVLHTCVRKGVATYCAFPEFIDRHQQWAQVADGMLHRIPDRARPEHLAVRQRVEAIVPENEVFMEIGPDHWAEDDRRAGTPGAITVGTDWGNGTDQADDDVSGFVTALARRLIEGPSEGEPGTVCGGRGILTVWLAGQATEESEIAIRSTRERQTGLTVDFGSFLGSTAVEHNDVTIALTLLDRPADEVGAVVKRNWDKLTHPATTTAQAARILDVPAPAPASSTEKSITSCAH